One genomic window of Mustela erminea isolate mMusErm1 chromosome 13, mMusErm1.Pri, whole genome shotgun sequence includes the following:
- the LOC116571531 gene encoding uncharacterized protein LOC116571531: MLLSAERFRWEELQPSFCAPRALGKPTGLTASPPQSPLGDVVLRREAPWEMEFCARAPAGGGGAEGAGRGSVSPRPRGDSVRGRCSVGRSVGIGDAEGRRAQRAAGLATWTAAAEPASAEGPAGVGDGVRGGAEPLGLRLAGEGPAEGVFRASGRAPAGRRWVCAGSAGVAGCSAAAGGVDGRRGDSGCCDSSFRGLIALFEIKKSLEQGSWVRRILTRDLYFEHQDKNPEDTQSLQFSREQQKMTKSQGPPSFEDVAVDFTWEAWRLLDSTQKALYRSVMLENLSSLVSLEYWKVDDYKAWHQEIQDRIKKLEQVREMNAGGKIFQSSMNLAPLKQKSNKRVSTGKHLKYSLDLFTQTGNSVGRKAGKVRAMRNPFSMSHAENSCRRETL; encoded by the exons ATGCTTCTGTCTGCTGAGCGCTTCCGGTGGGAGGAGCTCCAGCCTTCGTTCTGCGCACCCCGGGCTCTCGGAAAACCGACGGGGCTGACGGCGAGCCCGCCGCAGAGCCCTCTGGGAGATGTAGTTCTGCGGCGAGAGGCACCCTGGGAAATGGAGTTCTGCGCGCGGGCCCcagcgggagggggcggggcggagggggcggggcggggctcggTGTCCCCGCGGCCTCGTGGGGACAGCGTTCGGGGCCGGTGCAGTGTGGGGCGGTCCGTTGGGATCGGAGATGCCGAGGGGCGGAGGGCGCAGCGCGCCGCGGGTCTTGCCACGTGGACAGCGGCCGCGGAGCCGGCGAGTGCCGAGGGGCCTGCGGGGGTCGGGGACGGGGTCCGTGGAGGAGCCGAGCCCCTGGGGCTGAGGCTGGCGGGAGAGGGGCCAGCGGAAGGCGTGTTCCGGGCGAGCGGTCGCGCGCCTGCGGGGCGGCGTTGGGTCTGCGCGGGCAGCGCGGGGGTCGCAGGCTGCTCGGCAGCTGCCGGCGGTGTGGACGGCCGCCGCGGCGACTCGGGGTGCTGCG ATTCTAGTTTCCGTGGACTAATTGCCTTGTTTGAGATAAAGAAGTCTCTGGAGCAAGGGTCCTGGGTGAGGAGAATCCTGACCCGAGACCTTTACTTTGAGCATCAAGATAAGAATCCAGAAGATACACAGAGCCTACAGTTTTCCCGAGAGCAGCAGAAAATGACCAAGTCCCAG GGCCCGCCGTCGTTCGAGGACGTGGCTGTGGACTTCACGTGGGAGGCGTGGCGGCTGCTGGACTCCACGCAGAAGGCTCTGTACCGAagtgtgatgctggagaacttgAGCAGCCTTGTGTCCCTGG aaTACTGGAAAGTTGATGATTACAAAGCATGGCACCAAGAAATTCAAGACAGGATTAAAAAATTGGAACAAGTTCGTGAAATGAATGCAGGtggaaaaatatttcagtctAGCATGAACCTTGCCCCTTTAAAGCAAAAATCCAATAAGCGTGTCTCAACtggaaaacatttgaaatattcaCTAGATTTATTTACTCAGACTGGAAACAGTGTGGGACGGAAAGCTGGTAAGGTCAGGGCGATGAGAAATCCTTTCTCCATGTCGCATGCGGAAAACTCCTGTCGGCGTGAAACACTATGA
- the ZNF605 gene encoding zinc finger protein 605 isoform X1 produces the protein MIRNMSLGMAVSENKVDYGIIRSLQWEHGSVGNEISFEDVAVDFTSEEWQLLNPTQKSLYRDVMLENYSNLVFLGYQIIRPDAVFKPEPEEPWVTEAAPRRAAAGERHPCAGRPVPAGSRLSDESWEEVWLDNSLKMWHQDNQDKLRSVERGHEYDVFRKIFHSSINFVHLAMRPHKCGSGEKSLKHPFEFLIPRNNRGRKKPDELNKKYLFYIKADRTRGGEPYCDCSKCRKASQTGSWPRANHRTHTGVHLCVDCGSVFSKKSQLVVHQRTHTGEKPYGCSDCGKAFSQKSLLTIHQRTHSGEKPYGCGECQKAFSRKSLLILHQRTHTGEKPYGCGDCGKAFSRKSQLKRHQRTHTVEKPYGCSDCGKAFSQKFKLITHQRTHTGEKPYNCSDCGKAFFWKSQLITHQRTHTGKKPYACTECTKAFSRNSLLIRHQRIHTGEKPYECGECGEAFIRKPQLIKHQLTHTGEKNYQCGDCEEAFFKKSELLRHQKTHLGEKPYGCVECGKTFFGKSQLLTHQRTHTGEKPYECGECGKAFTQKSSLISHQRTHTGEKPYECTQCGKTFSEKSSLIHHQRTHTGEKPFECSECRKAFAWKPQLLRHQRIHTGEKPYECGECGKAFVQKVQLIKHQRNHTGEKTYGCSECAKAFFEKAQLVIHQRIHTGERPYQCGECGKAFTRKSHLMRHQRIHTGDKYSGCGECGTAFRRESQLTLHQRTHAL, from the exons ATCTCGTTTGAGGATGTGGCTGTGGACTTCACCTCAGAGGAGTGGCAGCTCCTTAATCCTACTCAAAAGAGCTTGTACAGAGACGTGATGTTGGAGAACTACAGCAATCTGGTTTTCTTGG GTTATCAAATTATCAGACCTGACGCGGTTTTCAAGCCAGAGCCGGAAGAGCCGTGGGTCACAGAAGCAGCCCCGCGTCGGGCCGCGGCAGGTGAGAGGCACCCGTGTGCGGGGCGTCCGGTGCCCGCTGGATCACGGCTTTCTGACGAGAGCTGGG aaGAAGTCTGGCTAGATAACAGTCTCAAAATGTGGCACCAGGATAATCAAGACAAGCTTAGAAGTGTGGAGAGAGGCCATGAATATGatgtttttaggaaaatatttcattcaagCATTAACTTTGTTCATTTAGCAATGAGACCCCATAAATGTGGCTCAGGTGAAAAAAGTTTGAAACATCCTTTTGAGTTTCTTATTCCAAGAAATAACCGTGGAAGAAAGAAACCTGATGAGCTCaataagaaatacttattttatatcaAAGCTGATAGAACCCGTGGTGGAGAGCCATACTGTGATTGCAGTAAATGTAGGAAGGCTAGCCAGACGGGGTCATGGCCCCGTGCAAACCACAGAACACACACAGGAGTCCACTTGTGCGTGGACTGCGGCAGCGTTTTCAGTAAGAAGTCACAGCTCGTCGTCCACCAGCGGACGCACACGGGAGAGAAGCCCTACGGCTGCAGCGACTGCGGGAAAGCCTTCTCCCAGAAGTCCTTGCTCACTATTCATCAGAGGACGCATTCGGGAGAAAAACCATACGGGTGTGGAGAATGCCAGAAAGCTTTCAGTAGGAAGTCCCTGCTCATTTTACACCAGAGGACGCACACGGGAGAGAAGCCCTACGGCTGCGGCGACTGCGGGAAAGCCTTCAGCAGGAAGTCACAGCTCAAGAGACATCAGAGAACCCACACGGTGGAGAAGCCCTACGGCTGCAGCGACTGTGGGAAGGCCTTCTCGCAGAAGTTCAAGCTCATTACCCACCAGAGAActcacactggggagaagccctatAACTGCAGTGATTGTGGGAAAGCCTTCTTCTGGAAGTCACAGCTGATTACGCATCAGAGGACTCACACAGGCAAGAAACCGTATGCCTGTACCGAGTGCACAAAAGCCTTCAGCAGGAACTCACTGCTCATCAGGCATCAGAGGATCCACACGGGGGAGAAGCCCTACGAGTGTGGTGAGTGTGGCGAAGCCTTCATCAGAAAACCGCAGCTCATCAAGCACCAACTGACGCACACGGGAGAGAAAAACTATCAGTGCGGTGACTGTGAGGAGGCGTTCTTTAAGAAGTCAGAGCTGCTCCGCCATCAGAAGACTCACTTGGGGGAGAAACCCTACGGATGTGTTGAATGTGGAAAAACCTTCTTTGGGAAGTCGCAGCTCCTAAcacatcagagaactcacactGGCGAGAAACCGTATGAATGCGGtgagtgtgggaaggccttcacCCAGAAGTCCAGCCTGATTTCACACCAGAGGacacacacaggggagaagccctATGAGTGCACGCAGTGTGGGAAGACCTTCAGTGAAAAGTCAAGCCTCATTCATCACCAGAGAacccacactggagagaaacccttcGAATGCAGTGAGTGTAGGAAAGCTTTTGCCTGGAAGCCACAGCTTCTTAggcatcagagaattcatacaggggagaaaccctatgaatgcggtgagtgtgggaaagcctttgtTCAGAAAGTGCAGCTCATTAAGCACCAGAGAAatcacacaggagagaaaaccTACGGGTGCAGTGAGTGTGCGAAAGCCTTCTTTGAGAAGGCACAGCTCGTTAtccatcagagaattcacacaggGGAGAGACCCTATCAATGTGGTGAATGTGGGAAGGCTTTCACTAGAAAGTCTCACCTTATGAGGCATCAGCGAATTCACACGGGAGACAAATACTCTGGGTGCGGTGAGTGTGGGACCGCCTTCCGCAGGGAGTCACAGCTCACGCTTCACCAGAGGACTCACGCACTCTAG
- the ZNF605 gene encoding zinc finger protein 605 isoform X2, whose product MIRNMSLGMAVSENKVDYGIIRSLQWEHGSVGNEISFEDVAVDFTSEEWQLLNPTQKSLYRDVMLENYSNLVFLGYQIIRPDAVFKPEPEEPWVTEAAPRRAAAEEVWLDNSLKMWHQDNQDKLRSVERGHEYDVFRKIFHSSINFVHLAMRPHKCGSGEKSLKHPFEFLIPRNNRGRKKPDELNKKYLFYIKADRTRGGEPYCDCSKCRKASQTGSWPRANHRTHTGVHLCVDCGSVFSKKSQLVVHQRTHTGEKPYGCSDCGKAFSQKSLLTIHQRTHSGEKPYGCGECQKAFSRKSLLILHQRTHTGEKPYGCGDCGKAFSRKSQLKRHQRTHTVEKPYGCSDCGKAFSQKFKLITHQRTHTGEKPYNCSDCGKAFFWKSQLITHQRTHTGKKPYACTECTKAFSRNSLLIRHQRIHTGEKPYECGECGEAFIRKPQLIKHQLTHTGEKNYQCGDCEEAFFKKSELLRHQKTHLGEKPYGCVECGKTFFGKSQLLTHQRTHTGEKPYECGECGKAFTQKSSLISHQRTHTGEKPYECTQCGKTFSEKSSLIHHQRTHTGEKPFECSECRKAFAWKPQLLRHQRIHTGEKPYECGECGKAFVQKVQLIKHQRNHTGEKTYGCSECAKAFFEKAQLVIHQRIHTGERPYQCGECGKAFTRKSHLMRHQRIHTGDKYSGCGECGTAFRRESQLTLHQRTHAL is encoded by the exons ATCTCGTTTGAGGATGTGGCTGTGGACTTCACCTCAGAGGAGTGGCAGCTCCTTAATCCTACTCAAAAGAGCTTGTACAGAGACGTGATGTTGGAGAACTACAGCAATCTGGTTTTCTTGG GTTATCAAATTATCAGACCTGACGCGGTTTTCAAGCCAGAGCCGGAAGAGCCGTGGGTCACAGAAGCAGCCCCGCGTCGGGCCGCGGCAG aaGAAGTCTGGCTAGATAACAGTCTCAAAATGTGGCACCAGGATAATCAAGACAAGCTTAGAAGTGTGGAGAGAGGCCATGAATATGatgtttttaggaaaatatttcattcaagCATTAACTTTGTTCATTTAGCAATGAGACCCCATAAATGTGGCTCAGGTGAAAAAAGTTTGAAACATCCTTTTGAGTTTCTTATTCCAAGAAATAACCGTGGAAGAAAGAAACCTGATGAGCTCaataagaaatacttattttatatcaAAGCTGATAGAACCCGTGGTGGAGAGCCATACTGTGATTGCAGTAAATGTAGGAAGGCTAGCCAGACGGGGTCATGGCCCCGTGCAAACCACAGAACACACACAGGAGTCCACTTGTGCGTGGACTGCGGCAGCGTTTTCAGTAAGAAGTCACAGCTCGTCGTCCACCAGCGGACGCACACGGGAGAGAAGCCCTACGGCTGCAGCGACTGCGGGAAAGCCTTCTCCCAGAAGTCCTTGCTCACTATTCATCAGAGGACGCATTCGGGAGAAAAACCATACGGGTGTGGAGAATGCCAGAAAGCTTTCAGTAGGAAGTCCCTGCTCATTTTACACCAGAGGACGCACACGGGAGAGAAGCCCTACGGCTGCGGCGACTGCGGGAAAGCCTTCAGCAGGAAGTCACAGCTCAAGAGACATCAGAGAACCCACACGGTGGAGAAGCCCTACGGCTGCAGCGACTGTGGGAAGGCCTTCTCGCAGAAGTTCAAGCTCATTACCCACCAGAGAActcacactggggagaagccctatAACTGCAGTGATTGTGGGAAAGCCTTCTTCTGGAAGTCACAGCTGATTACGCATCAGAGGACTCACACAGGCAAGAAACCGTATGCCTGTACCGAGTGCACAAAAGCCTTCAGCAGGAACTCACTGCTCATCAGGCATCAGAGGATCCACACGGGGGAGAAGCCCTACGAGTGTGGTGAGTGTGGCGAAGCCTTCATCAGAAAACCGCAGCTCATCAAGCACCAACTGACGCACACGGGAGAGAAAAACTATCAGTGCGGTGACTGTGAGGAGGCGTTCTTTAAGAAGTCAGAGCTGCTCCGCCATCAGAAGACTCACTTGGGGGAGAAACCCTACGGATGTGTTGAATGTGGAAAAACCTTCTTTGGGAAGTCGCAGCTCCTAAcacatcagagaactcacactGGCGAGAAACCGTATGAATGCGGtgagtgtgggaaggccttcacCCAGAAGTCCAGCCTGATTTCACACCAGAGGacacacacaggggagaagccctATGAGTGCACGCAGTGTGGGAAGACCTTCAGTGAAAAGTCAAGCCTCATTCATCACCAGAGAacccacactggagagaaacccttcGAATGCAGTGAGTGTAGGAAAGCTTTTGCCTGGAAGCCACAGCTTCTTAggcatcagagaattcatacaggggagaaaccctatgaatgcggtgagtgtgggaaagcctttgtTCAGAAAGTGCAGCTCATTAAGCACCAGAGAAatcacacaggagagaaaaccTACGGGTGCAGTGAGTGTGCGAAAGCCTTCTTTGAGAAGGCACAGCTCGTTAtccatcagagaattcacacaggGGAGAGACCCTATCAATGTGGTGAATGTGGGAAGGCTTTCACTAGAAAGTCTCACCTTATGAGGCATCAGCGAATTCACACGGGAGACAAATACTCTGGGTGCGGTGAGTGTGGGACCGCCTTCCGCAGGGAGTCACAGCTCACGCTTCACCAGAGGACTCACGCACTCTAG
- the ZNF605 gene encoding zinc finger protein 605 isoform X4: MWHQDNQDKLRSVERGHEYDVFRKIFHSSINFVHLAMRPHKCGSGEKSLKHPFEFLIPRNNRGRKKPDELNKKYLFYIKADRTRGGEPYCDCSKCRKASQTGSWPRANHRTHTGVHLCVDCGSVFSKKSQLVVHQRTHTGEKPYGCSDCGKAFSQKSLLTIHQRTHSGEKPYGCGECQKAFSRKSLLILHQRTHTGEKPYGCGDCGKAFSRKSQLKRHQRTHTVEKPYGCSDCGKAFSQKFKLITHQRTHTGEKPYNCSDCGKAFFWKSQLITHQRTHTGKKPYACTECTKAFSRNSLLIRHQRIHTGEKPYECGECGEAFIRKPQLIKHQLTHTGEKNYQCGDCEEAFFKKSELLRHQKTHLGEKPYGCVECGKTFFGKSQLLTHQRTHTGEKPYECGECGKAFTQKSSLISHQRTHTGEKPYECTQCGKTFSEKSSLIHHQRTHTGEKPFECSECRKAFAWKPQLLRHQRIHTGEKPYECGECGKAFVQKVQLIKHQRNHTGEKTYGCSECAKAFFEKAQLVIHQRIHTGERPYQCGECGKAFTRKSHLMRHQRIHTGDKYSGCGECGTAFRRESQLTLHQRTHAL, translated from the coding sequence ATGTGGCACCAGGATAATCAAGACAAGCTTAGAAGTGTGGAGAGAGGCCATGAATATGatgtttttaggaaaatatttcattcaagCATTAACTTTGTTCATTTAGCAATGAGACCCCATAAATGTGGCTCAGGTGAAAAAAGTTTGAAACATCCTTTTGAGTTTCTTATTCCAAGAAATAACCGTGGAAGAAAGAAACCTGATGAGCTCaataagaaatacttattttatatcaAAGCTGATAGAACCCGTGGTGGAGAGCCATACTGTGATTGCAGTAAATGTAGGAAGGCTAGCCAGACGGGGTCATGGCCCCGTGCAAACCACAGAACACACACAGGAGTCCACTTGTGCGTGGACTGCGGCAGCGTTTTCAGTAAGAAGTCACAGCTCGTCGTCCACCAGCGGACGCACACGGGAGAGAAGCCCTACGGCTGCAGCGACTGCGGGAAAGCCTTCTCCCAGAAGTCCTTGCTCACTATTCATCAGAGGACGCATTCGGGAGAAAAACCATACGGGTGTGGAGAATGCCAGAAAGCTTTCAGTAGGAAGTCCCTGCTCATTTTACACCAGAGGACGCACACGGGAGAGAAGCCCTACGGCTGCGGCGACTGCGGGAAAGCCTTCAGCAGGAAGTCACAGCTCAAGAGACATCAGAGAACCCACACGGTGGAGAAGCCCTACGGCTGCAGCGACTGTGGGAAGGCCTTCTCGCAGAAGTTCAAGCTCATTACCCACCAGAGAActcacactggggagaagccctatAACTGCAGTGATTGTGGGAAAGCCTTCTTCTGGAAGTCACAGCTGATTACGCATCAGAGGACTCACACAGGCAAGAAACCGTATGCCTGTACCGAGTGCACAAAAGCCTTCAGCAGGAACTCACTGCTCATCAGGCATCAGAGGATCCACACGGGGGAGAAGCCCTACGAGTGTGGTGAGTGTGGCGAAGCCTTCATCAGAAAACCGCAGCTCATCAAGCACCAACTGACGCACACGGGAGAGAAAAACTATCAGTGCGGTGACTGTGAGGAGGCGTTCTTTAAGAAGTCAGAGCTGCTCCGCCATCAGAAGACTCACTTGGGGGAGAAACCCTACGGATGTGTTGAATGTGGAAAAACCTTCTTTGGGAAGTCGCAGCTCCTAAcacatcagagaactcacactGGCGAGAAACCGTATGAATGCGGtgagtgtgggaaggccttcacCCAGAAGTCCAGCCTGATTTCACACCAGAGGacacacacaggggagaagccctATGAGTGCACGCAGTGTGGGAAGACCTTCAGTGAAAAGTCAAGCCTCATTCATCACCAGAGAacccacactggagagaaacccttcGAATGCAGTGAGTGTAGGAAAGCTTTTGCCTGGAAGCCACAGCTTCTTAggcatcagagaattcatacaggggagaaaccctatgaatgcggtgagtgtgggaaagcctttgtTCAGAAAGTGCAGCTCATTAAGCACCAGAGAAatcacacaggagagaaaaccTACGGGTGCAGTGAGTGTGCGAAAGCCTTCTTTGAGAAGGCACAGCTCGTTAtccatcagagaattcacacaggGGAGAGACCCTATCAATGTGGTGAATGTGGGAAGGCTTTCACTAGAAAGTCTCACCTTATGAGGCATCAGCGAATTCACACGGGAGACAAATACTCTGGGTGCGGTGAGTGTGGGACCGCCTTCCGCAGGGAGTCACAGCTCACGCTTCACCAGAGGACTCACGCACTCTAG
- the ZNF605 gene encoding zinc finger protein 605 isoform X3 produces MFKSQISFEDVAVDFTSEEWQLLNPTQKSLYRDVMLENYSNLVFLGYQIIRPDAVFKPEPEEPWVTEAAPRRAAAGERHPCAGRPVPAGSRLSDESWEEVWLDNSLKMWHQDNQDKLRSVERGHEYDVFRKIFHSSINFVHLAMRPHKCGSGEKSLKHPFEFLIPRNNRGRKKPDELNKKYLFYIKADRTRGGEPYCDCSKCRKASQTGSWPRANHRTHTGVHLCVDCGSVFSKKSQLVVHQRTHTGEKPYGCSDCGKAFSQKSLLTIHQRTHSGEKPYGCGECQKAFSRKSLLILHQRTHTGEKPYGCGDCGKAFSRKSQLKRHQRTHTVEKPYGCSDCGKAFSQKFKLITHQRTHTGEKPYNCSDCGKAFFWKSQLITHQRTHTGKKPYACTECTKAFSRNSLLIRHQRIHTGEKPYECGECGEAFIRKPQLIKHQLTHTGEKNYQCGDCEEAFFKKSELLRHQKTHLGEKPYGCVECGKTFFGKSQLLTHQRTHTGEKPYECGECGKAFTQKSSLISHQRTHTGEKPYECTQCGKTFSEKSSLIHHQRTHTGEKPFECSECRKAFAWKPQLLRHQRIHTGEKPYECGECGKAFVQKVQLIKHQRNHTGEKTYGCSECAKAFFEKAQLVIHQRIHTGERPYQCGECGKAFTRKSHLMRHQRIHTGDKYSGCGECGTAFRRESQLTLHQRTHAL; encoded by the exons ATCTCGTTTGAGGATGTGGCTGTGGACTTCACCTCAGAGGAGTGGCAGCTCCTTAATCCTACTCAAAAGAGCTTGTACAGAGACGTGATGTTGGAGAACTACAGCAATCTGGTTTTCTTGG GTTATCAAATTATCAGACCTGACGCGGTTTTCAAGCCAGAGCCGGAAGAGCCGTGGGTCACAGAAGCAGCCCCGCGTCGGGCCGCGGCAGGTGAGAGGCACCCGTGTGCGGGGCGTCCGGTGCCCGCTGGATCACGGCTTTCTGACGAGAGCTGGG aaGAAGTCTGGCTAGATAACAGTCTCAAAATGTGGCACCAGGATAATCAAGACAAGCTTAGAAGTGTGGAGAGAGGCCATGAATATGatgtttttaggaaaatatttcattcaagCATTAACTTTGTTCATTTAGCAATGAGACCCCATAAATGTGGCTCAGGTGAAAAAAGTTTGAAACATCCTTTTGAGTTTCTTATTCCAAGAAATAACCGTGGAAGAAAGAAACCTGATGAGCTCaataagaaatacttattttatatcaAAGCTGATAGAACCCGTGGTGGAGAGCCATACTGTGATTGCAGTAAATGTAGGAAGGCTAGCCAGACGGGGTCATGGCCCCGTGCAAACCACAGAACACACACAGGAGTCCACTTGTGCGTGGACTGCGGCAGCGTTTTCAGTAAGAAGTCACAGCTCGTCGTCCACCAGCGGACGCACACGGGAGAGAAGCCCTACGGCTGCAGCGACTGCGGGAAAGCCTTCTCCCAGAAGTCCTTGCTCACTATTCATCAGAGGACGCATTCGGGAGAAAAACCATACGGGTGTGGAGAATGCCAGAAAGCTTTCAGTAGGAAGTCCCTGCTCATTTTACACCAGAGGACGCACACGGGAGAGAAGCCCTACGGCTGCGGCGACTGCGGGAAAGCCTTCAGCAGGAAGTCACAGCTCAAGAGACATCAGAGAACCCACACGGTGGAGAAGCCCTACGGCTGCAGCGACTGTGGGAAGGCCTTCTCGCAGAAGTTCAAGCTCATTACCCACCAGAGAActcacactggggagaagccctatAACTGCAGTGATTGTGGGAAAGCCTTCTTCTGGAAGTCACAGCTGATTACGCATCAGAGGACTCACACAGGCAAGAAACCGTATGCCTGTACCGAGTGCACAAAAGCCTTCAGCAGGAACTCACTGCTCATCAGGCATCAGAGGATCCACACGGGGGAGAAGCCCTACGAGTGTGGTGAGTGTGGCGAAGCCTTCATCAGAAAACCGCAGCTCATCAAGCACCAACTGACGCACACGGGAGAGAAAAACTATCAGTGCGGTGACTGTGAGGAGGCGTTCTTTAAGAAGTCAGAGCTGCTCCGCCATCAGAAGACTCACTTGGGGGAGAAACCCTACGGATGTGTTGAATGTGGAAAAACCTTCTTTGGGAAGTCGCAGCTCCTAAcacatcagagaactcacactGGCGAGAAACCGTATGAATGCGGtgagtgtgggaaggccttcacCCAGAAGTCCAGCCTGATTTCACACCAGAGGacacacacaggggagaagccctATGAGTGCACGCAGTGTGGGAAGACCTTCAGTGAAAAGTCAAGCCTCATTCATCACCAGAGAacccacactggagagaaacccttcGAATGCAGTGAGTGTAGGAAAGCTTTTGCCTGGAAGCCACAGCTTCTTAggcatcagagaattcatacaggggagaaaccctatgaatgcggtgagtgtgggaaagcctttgtTCAGAAAGTGCAGCTCATTAAGCACCAGAGAAatcacacaggagagaaaaccTACGGGTGCAGTGAGTGTGCGAAAGCCTTCTTTGAGAAGGCACAGCTCGTTAtccatcagagaattcacacaggGGAGAGACCCTATCAATGTGGTGAATGTGGGAAGGCTTTCACTAGAAAGTCTCACCTTATGAGGCATCAGCGAATTCACACGGGAGACAAATACTCTGGGTGCGGTGAGTGTGGGACCGCCTTCCGCAGGGAGTCACAGCTCACGCTTCACCAGAGGACTCACGCACTCTAG